The Acidimicrobiia bacterium genomic interval TGCCCGACGACCGGTCGCTGTTCACGAGCTTGACCGTCGACGAGAACCTCGCCGCCGCGCGCGGCCGATCCCGGACCTCGGTCGACGACGTCGTCGCCCTTTTCCCGGGGCTCGCGGCCCGGCGCGCGGTCACCGCCGGAAACCTCTCGGGTGGTGAGCAGCAGATGCTCGCGATCGCGCGCGCGTTGATCCAGGAGCCGCGCGTCCTGCTGATCGACGAGATGAGCATGGGCCTCGCGCCCGTCGTCGTCGAGCAGTTGTTGCCCGTCGTCCGCCGCATCGCCGAGGAGACGCAGGCCGCGGTCGTGCTCGTCGAGCAGCACGTCGGGCTCGCGCTCGAGATCGCGGACCGGGCGATCGTGATGAACCACGGAGACGTCGTGCTCGACCGCCCGGCGGCCGCGCTCGCCGCCGATCCGGCCCTCCTCGAAGCGACCTACTTCGGGTCGCGAGATCGGAGCTCGTGATGACCGCGACGACCGTCACGCTCACCGGCACCGGTGTGCCGCATCCGGCGCCGGGGCGCGCGGGGCCGGGCGCGCTGGTGCGTCATGGCGACATCGCGTTGCAGTTCGACGCGGGACGCGGCACGGTGCTGCGCCTCGCGGAGGCCGGTGTGCTCGGGCACCAGCTCGACGCGTTGTTCGTCACCCACGTGCACAGCGACCATCTCGTCGATCTCGCCGACGTGGTGATGACCCGCTGGCTCCAGGGCACCCTGCATCCCGCGGGCCCGTTGCCGATCGTCGCCGTCGAAGGTGCCGCAGCGCGATTCGCGCGTTGCATGCTCGACCCGTTCGTCGACGACATCGCGGTGCGCGTCGCGCACGTGCAGGATCACGCGCCCGAGCTCGATGTCCGTGCCTTTGCGCCGCCCGCGTCGCCGACCGAGGTGTGGCGCAGCGCCGACGACACGGTCGGCGTGGAGGCGGTCGGAGTGCACCACGAGCCGGTGCGCGAAGCGGTCGCGTACCGGATCACGACTCCCGCGGGCGTCGTCGTGATCTCCGGTGACACGCGCGTCTGCAACGAGGTGCGCGACCTTGCCGCGGGCGCCGACGTGCTCGTGCACGAAGCGTGTCGCGTCTCGGCCATGCAGCCGCTCACCCGAGGAACGCCGTTCGAGCACATCTTCGACTACCACGCCGACACGGTCGCGCTCGGCGCGCTCGCGGCCGCGGCCGAGGTGCGTCATCTCGTGCTCACGCATCTCATCCCGCCGCCGGCCGACCCGGCCGCGGAACAGACCTTCGCGG includes:
- a CDS encoding MBL fold metallo-hydrolase, whose amino-acid sequence is MTATTVTLTGTGVPHPAPGRAGPGALVRHGDIALQFDAGRGTVLRLAEAGVLGHQLDALFVTHVHSDHLVDLADVVMTRWLQGTLHPAGPLPIVAVEGAAARFARCMLDPFVDDIAVRVAHVQDHAPELDVRAFAPPASPTEVWRSADDTVGVEAVGVHHEPVREAVAYRITTPAGVVVISGDTRVCNEVRDLAAGADVLVHEACRVSAMQPLTRGTPFEHIFDYHADTVALGALAAAAEVRHLVLTHLIPPPADPAAEQTFADDVREGGYTGLLSVGHDLLTIAIG
- a CDS encoding ATP-binding cassette domain-containing protein, translated to MRAAPAPQLVCEGIDAGYGSVLVVRDFDLVVEAGAVVAILGPNGAGKTTLLTTLAGLYPARAGSVSVCGTRLANGRPRSASRAGLVLVPDDRSLFTSLTVDENLAAARGRSRTSVDDVVALFPGLAARRAVTAGNLSGGEQQMLAIARALIQEPRVLLIDEMSMGLAPVVVEQLLPVVRRIAEETQAAVVLVEQHVGLALEIADRAIVMNHGDVVLDRPAAALAADPALLEATYFGSRDRSS